From one Gracilibacillus salinarum genomic stretch:
- the sppA gene encoding signal peptide peptidase SppA has translation MNKKRWIALLVAAGLFFASIGFQFLSSMLTADFENMFSIPEEDGMAEKVVEQGSNMNKIAVLHVNGVIQDTTPSTLINTTSYNHSRFLKKLEKAGEDESVKGIVLQVNTPGGGVVESAEIHDKIVEIKEEYEKPVYVSMGNTAASGGYYISAPSDKIVAHKATLTGSIGVIMESINLSELADQLGIDFNTIKSGKHKDILSSYRDMTDEEREILQTMIDDMYDDFVQVIVDGRGLTEDRVRELGDGRVYTGSQAQEAGLVDEIGTLDDTIAMMEEDYELGNAQVIEYNQGMPFNQLLGGTVQSMLGSESQLSGITELLRQENAPRAMYLYSR, from the coding sequence ATGAACAAGAAACGCTGGATTGCACTTTTAGTGGCAGCTGGGTTATTTTTTGCTTCGATTGGCTTTCAATTTTTGTCCAGTATGCTTACGGCAGACTTTGAGAACATGTTCAGCATACCAGAAGAGGATGGGATGGCTGAGAAAGTAGTGGAACAAGGTTCTAATATGAATAAAATAGCTGTCCTACATGTAAATGGAGTGATTCAGGATACAACACCTAGTACATTAATCAATACGACTTCTTATAACCATAGTCGTTTCTTAAAAAAGCTTGAAAAAGCAGGAGAAGATGAGAGCGTTAAAGGCATCGTATTACAAGTGAACACCCCTGGAGGTGGTGTCGTAGAAAGTGCAGAAATCCATGACAAAATTGTAGAAATTAAAGAGGAATACGAAAAGCCCGTCTATGTGTCGATGGGGAACACAGCAGCTTCCGGCGGATATTATATCTCCGCTCCATCGGATAAAATTGTTGCCCATAAAGCGACATTAACAGGATCAATCGGCGTAATCATGGAAAGTATTAATTTATCAGAATTAGCGGATCAGCTGGGAATTGATTTTAATACGATTAAAAGCGGTAAACATAAGGATATATTATCATCTTATCGTGATATGACAGATGAAGAACGCGAGATCCTGCAAACGATGATTGATGATATGTATGACGATTTCGTTCAAGTGATCGTCGATGGCAGAGGTTTAACTGAAGATCGAGTTCGTGAACTTGGTGATGGCAGAGTATATACCGGATCACAGGCGCAGGAAGCAGGTCTGGTTGATGAGATTGGAACGTTAGATGATACGATCGCAATGATGGAAGAAGATTACGAGTTAGGTAATGCACAGGTCATTGAATATAATCAGGGTATGCCTTTTAACCAATTGCTTGGCGGTACAGTTCAAAGCATGCTTGGTTCAGAGTCACAGTTATCAGGTATTACCGAGTTGCTACGTCAAGAAAATGCACCACGAGCTATGTACCTATATTCGAGATAA
- a CDS encoding RDD family protein → MTENQIEYASETTIHHRYAGFWMRLWAYLVDLIIVFSINGILLIPFKFVDNGFDLEIGFWTITSIISSIVFYLYFLLTTKFFNQTLGKVIFGLRVIREDHGPLSWSDLIFREVIGRFLHRVFPITILLYAFVAFTNQKQGIHDMIGNTRVVLDR, encoded by the coding sequence ATGACTGAAAATCAAATAGAATATGCATCTGAAACAACCATTCATCATAGATATGCAGGTTTTTGGATGCGTTTATGGGCTTATCTGGTTGATTTAATTATTGTCTTCAGCATTAACGGCATCTTGCTTATTCCGTTTAAGTTTGTGGACAATGGTTTTGATCTGGAAATAGGTTTCTGGACGATTACAAGTATCATCAGCTCGATCGTTTTTTATCTGTACTTCCTATTGACGACAAAGTTTTTCAATCAAACGTTAGGCAAGGTGATATTTGGTTTGAGAGTGATTCGGGAAGACCATGGGCCACTGAGCTGGAGCGATCTGATCTTTCGTGAAGTAATTGGAAGATTTCTTCATCGTGTGTTTCCGATAACGATTTTGCTTTATGCCTTTGTCGCCTTTACCAATCAGAAACAAGGTATTCATGATATGATTGGCAACACGAGAGTTGTACTGGACAGATAG
- a CDS encoding IS3 family transposase, producing the protein MGRPYYSTEFKWKVVQEYKNEGRVLEKMTKKYGVHHSTVKKWAKIVEKEGKQGLNKQGEIQYYSKERKRKAIRDYLSGNYSVREVTEMHDISDASVLRNWLKKYNRYRERQARAEERGFSMTVKRRPTAMTERIEIVKFALYHDKDYQYTADMYGVSYQQVYQWIRKFEAKGWDGLQDRRGKPKSWADLTKEEKLKRENREKDKENERLRAEVAFLKKWDELGEEVVTTITRVRHEHLYQVIQQLQKETAFSICLLCEVAGVNRGAYHRWLIREDTEEDQFNRELLQEIRKLYDEWDQAIGYLRMTSELKRKFEHPINHKRIYRLMDIEGIKAVIRRKTRSYIPSRPEHTAANILNREFHADKPNEKWLTDVTEFKYGKGNKAYLSAILDLNENRIVAFKIRRANNNELVFDTLIEALNELSDGEHPLIHTDRGVQYTSYGFKRIVENAGLQHSMSRPGKCIDNGPMEGFWSSLKCEKYYLHQQEYQTFSQLVQAIMEYIHFYNYERLQLTLNGYTPMECFENTVA; encoded by the coding sequence GTGGGACGTCCATATTATTCAACAGAATTCAAATGGAAAGTGGTTCAAGAATATAAAAATGAAGGCCGTGTGTTGGAGAAGATGACGAAAAAATACGGTGTGCATCATTCTACCGTTAAGAAATGGGCCAAAATCGTAGAAAAAGAAGGAAAACAAGGTTTAAATAAACAAGGCGAGATTCAATATTATTCGAAGGAACGGAAACGTAAAGCCATCCGAGATTATTTATCTGGGAACTATTCAGTTCGAGAAGTGACAGAAATGCATGATATATCAGATGCATCGGTTTTAAGGAATTGGTTGAAAAAGTATAATCGGTATAGGGAGAGACAAGCACGTGCTGAAGAAAGGGGATTCTCTATGACGGTTAAAAGACGACCAACAGCGATGACAGAACGCATTGAAATCGTGAAATTTGCGTTATATCATGATAAGGATTACCAATACACCGCTGACATGTATGGTGTTTCTTATCAACAGGTATATCAATGGATACGGAAATTTGAAGCTAAAGGCTGGGATGGACTTCAGGATCGACGTGGAAAACCAAAATCATGGGCTGATTTAACGAAAGAGGAGAAACTAAAGCGTGAAAATCGAGAAAAAGATAAGGAAAATGAAAGATTGCGTGCAGAGGTGGCTTTCTTAAAAAAGTGGGACGAGCTAGGAGAGGAGGTGGTCACGACGATAACTAGAGTACGTCATGAGCATCTCTATCAGGTGATTCAACAACTACAAAAAGAAACGGCCTTTTCGATTTGTCTATTGTGTGAGGTGGCAGGGGTTAATCGTGGTGCCTATCACAGGTGGCTAATCCGAGAAGATACAGAGGAAGATCAGTTTAATCGAGAATTGTTACAAGAGATACGTAAGTTGTACGATGAATGGGATCAAGCAATTGGTTATCTGCGAATGACTAGCGAGTTAAAAAGAAAATTTGAGCATCCGATCAATCACAAGCGTATCTATCGATTAATGGATATTGAAGGGATAAAAGCAGTTATACGACGAAAAACCAGATCCTATATACCATCAAGACCTGAGCACACAGCAGCGAATATCTTAAATCGCGAGTTTCACGCAGATAAGCCGAATGAGAAATGGTTAACAGATGTGACAGAATTTAAGTACGGAAAAGGGAACAAAGCTTATTTAAGCGCCATATTAGATTTAAACGAAAACCGAATTGTGGCATTTAAGATAAGAAGAGCGAATAACAATGAATTGGTATTTGATACGTTGATTGAGGCTTTAAACGAGTTATCAGACGGCGAGCACCCTCTCATTCACACGGATCGAGGCGTACAATATACCTCGTATGGATTTAAACGAATCGTGGAGAATGCAGGACTACAACATAGTATGTCGCGTCCAGGGAAATGTATTGATAATGGACCGATGGAGGGCTTTTGGAGTTCATTAAAATGCGAAAAATATTATCTACATCAACAAGAATATCAAACCTTTTCTCAATTAGTACAAGCCATTATGGAGTATATTCACTTTTACAATTATGAACGTTTACAACTAACATTAAATGGTTATACCCCGATGGAATGTTTTGAAAATACAGTAGCTTAG
- the istA gene encoding IS21 family transposase, translated as MSEKQTIIQLYLEGMSERKIAKETKKARNTVSKYIKEFEKSRKNDVRNLPITEDIVKPPAYKKRTGKKRVLTEEIKNILRGYIKDNEWKRNHYMNKQQMKIIDMHESLIDAGYPISYTTVRNFVNEEAAKTKEVFIRRYCEPGYEVEFDWGEVKLEIDGKIRSFSLAVFTLAHSNYRFARLYQSESQVCVLDVHTKFIDHVGFIPSVFTYDNMRTVVKSFIGTERAITDSMIHLSNYYQFKIRLCEPRKGNQKGHVERSVEFIRRKAFSSKYSFTSLREAEDHLSRSLQRINGRHHHEHKEKHVILMEKEKSVSKLAVITPFDVADLVECRVDKYSTVVIKQNHYSVPEGHVGKYLKAKVGAEEIKLFVEGELVAEHPRNWGLHQWEMNIYHYLKTFQKKKGAITQSQSFKQAPTQIKNIYNHHYIGKEKEFIELLLYIKENNNLDRVLKAVEELNSIRTGYVNTERILFICEQSTPEGVQVYNPDETMYQSENNMRAYANMFKQIDEGVTKYG; from the coding sequence TTGAGCGAGAAACAGACCATCATACAATTATATTTGGAGGGAATGAGTGAGAGAAAGATTGCTAAGGAAACAAAGAAGGCAAGGAATACTGTCAGTAAGTATATAAAAGAATTTGAGAAAAGTAGGAAGAATGATGTTCGTAATCTACCGATTACAGAAGATATTGTAAAGCCCCCTGCTTATAAAAAGAGAACGGGTAAAAAGAGAGTATTAACAGAGGAAATTAAAAATATTCTTAGAGGCTACATAAAGGATAATGAGTGGAAAAGAAATCACTATATGAATAAACAGCAAATGAAAATAATAGATATGCACGAGAGCCTAATAGATGCTGGGTATCCCATTAGTTATACAACTGTTAGGAACTTTGTTAATGAGGAAGCAGCAAAAACAAAGGAAGTTTTCATCAGACGGTATTGTGAACCAGGATATGAAGTTGAATTTGACTGGGGGGAAGTAAAGCTAGAGATAGATGGGAAGATTAGAAGTTTTTCACTTGCAGTGTTTACGTTAGCACATAGTAATTATCGATTTGCGAGGCTATATCAATCTGAGTCACAAGTTTGCGTGTTAGATGTTCATACGAAATTTATCGATCATGTTGGTTTTATACCTTCGGTATTTACCTATGACAATATGCGAACCGTTGTGAAATCATTTATTGGAACAGAGAGGGCCATTACGGATAGCATGATTCATCTATCTAACTATTATCAATTTAAAATTCGTCTCTGTGAACCAAGAAAAGGTAACCAGAAGGGACACGTGGAGCGAAGTGTAGAGTTTATAAGGCGAAAAGCCTTTTCATCGAAATACTCTTTTACGAGTTTAAGAGAGGCTGAAGACCATCTTTCTAGATCATTACAAAGAATAAATGGGCGACATCATCATGAACATAAAGAAAAGCACGTGATTTTAATGGAAAAGGAAAAGTCTGTATCAAAACTCGCAGTGATTACCCCATTTGACGTTGCTGATCTGGTTGAATGTCGAGTGGATAAGTATAGTACAGTAGTTATTAAACAAAATCATTATTCTGTTCCAGAAGGACATGTAGGAAAATACCTTAAAGCAAAGGTAGGAGCAGAGGAAATCAAATTATTTGTAGAAGGAGAGCTAGTGGCAGAACATCCACGAAATTGGGGGTTACATCAATGGGAGATGAATATCTACCATTATTTAAAAACATTTCAAAAGAAAAAAGGTGCCATCACTCAAAGTCAAAGCTTTAAGCAGGCACCAACACAAATAAAAAATATATACAACCATCATTATATCGGAAAAGAAAAAGAATTCATAGAGTTACTCCTCTATATTAAAGAAAATAACAACTTAGACAGGGTCTTAAAGGCGGTGGAAGAATTAAATTCTATACGAACAGGATATGTAAATACGGAAAGAATTTTATTCATTTGTGAACAATCTACTCCTGAAGGAGTCCAAGTATATAACCCTGATGAAACGATGTATCAATCAGAAAACAATATGAGAGCCTATGCCAATATGTTTAAGCAAATAGATGAAGGAGTAACTAAATATGGATAA
- the istB gene encoding IS21-like element helper ATPase IstB, giving the protein MDKKQQIVEICKELRLPSIRKMVQEETDFQNPKQAYEVLLQVLLQEKSDRLVRAKQNRIRAANFPQKKLLEELIVEALPSQAKQKLPFLKTLDFITEGQNVILTGSPGTGKSHIAIGLGMEACLAGYRVFFATVPSLINQLKEHRSERTLRSFELKFEKYDLVVLDELGYISFDKEGAELLFSHLSLRAGRKSTIITSNLSFLKWQEIFHDPVLTAALTDRLTHKSHVLNMNGPSFRMKETEDWLKTSAEEVAQI; this is encoded by the coding sequence ATGGATAAAAAGCAGCAAATTGTAGAGATATGTAAAGAATTACGTTTACCAAGCATTCGGAAAATGGTACAGGAGGAAACAGATTTTCAAAATCCAAAACAAGCCTATGAAGTTTTATTGCAAGTTCTTTTACAGGAGAAAAGTGATCGGTTAGTACGCGCAAAGCAAAACAGAATCCGTGCAGCTAATTTCCCGCAGAAAAAGCTATTAGAAGAATTAATCGTAGAGGCATTGCCAAGTCAAGCAAAACAAAAATTACCGTTTCTAAAAACTTTGGATTTTATTACGGAAGGACAAAATGTCATTCTTACAGGATCACCAGGTACAGGTAAGTCACATATTGCCATAGGATTAGGTATGGAAGCATGCTTAGCTGGATATAGAGTGTTTTTTGCGACGGTACCCTCGTTAATTAACCAGCTTAAGGAACATCGTTCGGAGAGAACACTGCGATCATTTGAATTGAAATTTGAAAAATATGATTTGGTTGTTCTCGATGAATTAGGTTATATCTCATTTGACAAAGAAGGTGCAGAATTATTATTTTCTCACCTATCGTTAAGAGCAGGAAGGAAATCAACCATTATTACAAGCAACCTGTCATTTCTAAAATGGCAGGAGATTTTCCACGATCCAGTACTTACTGCCGCATTAACAGACCGTTTAACACACAAATCACATGTGTTAAACATGAATGGGCCTTCTTTCAGAATGAAAGAAACGGAGGATTGGCTAAAAACAAGTGCTGAGGAAGTGGCTCAAATTTAA
- a CDS encoding nitroreductase family protein: MSLQQLIKERRSIGSYLDKEVSIEQIEEMLETAVWVPNHKMTEPWRFVFLQEETKQKLAEINREVAKAKSHNASEEDLKVIGDNAYQKVMNVPFIFFVINTLHKQEKLQEEDYASSSCLLQNFSLLAWEQGLSVFWKSGKLAFCEETAALIGLQDNERVVGQIHVGYPSKSQTPVPRTPAKNRITIL; the protein is encoded by the coding sequence ATGAGTTTACAACAGTTAATTAAAGAACGCCGCTCAATCGGCTCGTATTTAGATAAGGAAGTGTCGATAGAACAAATAGAAGAAATGTTGGAGACGGCTGTTTGGGTACCCAATCATAAAATGACAGAACCTTGGCGTTTTGTATTTCTGCAAGAGGAAACAAAACAAAAATTAGCCGAAATTAATCGGGAAGTGGCAAAAGCAAAAAGCCATAATGCTTCAGAAGAAGATCTGAAAGTGATAGGTGATAATGCATATCAAAAGGTGATGAATGTACCTTTTATTTTCTTTGTCATTAATACATTACACAAACAGGAAAAACTTCAAGAAGAAGACTATGCATCCTCAAGCTGTTTACTGCAAAACTTCAGTCTATTAGCCTGGGAGCAGGGCTTAAGCGTATTTTGGAAGTCTGGTAAATTGGCATTCTGTGAGGAGACAGCAGCATTAATCGGTTTGCAGGACAATGAACGTGTGGTAGGACAAATTCATGTCGGTTACCCATCCAAATCCCAAACACCAGTACCAAGAACACCAGCCAAAAACCGCATCACGATTTTATAA
- a CDS encoding bifunctional homocysteine S-methyltransferase/methylenetetrahydrofolate reductase, translated as MPDILTSLRDRLVVADGAIGTLLYAHGVDRCFESYNLSHPDDILRVHQSYLDAGSEVIQTNTYGANYIKLTRFGLEDRVHHINSKAVKIAKSAAGDKAAVLGTMGGIRGVQKLVASRKEIVRSFKEQLFTLLLEGVDGILLETYYDFEEIQEALQIARAETNIPIITNVSMHEPGVLENGISLPYALAKLEDSGADVVGVNCHLGPYYMLKALESVPLLEKAYLAAYPNASLPAYENGKLVYSERTQYFEQCAKDFRDQGVRLLGGCCGTTPEHIRAFKDGVKDLTPLKEKEVKTITFTPEQQATPPQHATLADKARQDHTVIVELDAPKHLDTNDFIEGVFALEKAGVDAITLADNSLATPRISNVAMAVKMKELGCKVKPLIHLTCRDRNLIGLQSHLLGMHTLGFDEILAITGDPTRIGGFPGASSVFDVTSFELTRLIKQCNQGLSFSGSSLKTKTNFQVAAAFNPNVANLEKAVKRMEKKIKHGADYFLTQPIFNHEQIIQLHRLTKHIDKPIFIGIMPLTSHRNAEFLHNEVPGMKLSDEVRSRMQQHQNKEDSRREGINIAKELIDTAVQYFHGIYIITPFMHYPATAELTEYVHQQTKAVTKI; from the coding sequence TTGCCAGACATTCTTACTAGTTTAAGAGATCGTTTGGTTGTGGCAGATGGCGCGATCGGCACCCTGCTCTATGCTCATGGTGTTGATCGATGCTTTGAATCGTACAACTTAAGTCATCCAGATGACATCTTACGTGTGCATCAATCCTATCTTGATGCCGGTTCCGAAGTGATTCAAACCAATACGTATGGTGCCAATTATATTAAACTGACACGCTTCGGATTGGAAGATCGTGTCCATCATATTAATTCCAAAGCGGTCAAAATCGCCAAAAGTGCAGCAGGCGATAAGGCGGCCGTACTCGGTACAATGGGTGGTATACGAGGTGTACAAAAGTTAGTAGCTTCGCGGAAAGAAATTGTCCGCAGTTTCAAGGAACAGCTCTTCACCCTTTTACTCGAAGGTGTTGATGGGATTCTACTTGAAACCTATTATGACTTCGAAGAGATCCAGGAAGCATTACAAATTGCCCGTGCAGAGACGAATATACCAATCATTACTAACGTCTCCATGCATGAACCGGGCGTTTTGGAAAATGGTATCAGCCTTCCCTATGCATTAGCTAAATTGGAAGATTCAGGGGCTGATGTCGTTGGTGTCAATTGTCACCTTGGGCCATATTACATGCTTAAAGCATTGGAATCTGTGCCTTTATTAGAAAAAGCATACCTGGCTGCTTATCCGAATGCCAGCCTGCCCGCCTATGAAAACGGGAAATTGGTGTATAGCGAACGCACCCAATATTTTGAACAGTGTGCCAAAGACTTCCGTGATCAAGGTGTCCGGTTACTCGGTGGCTGTTGTGGTACGACACCTGAGCATATCCGTGCTTTTAAAGATGGTGTTAAAGATTTAACACCATTAAAAGAAAAAGAAGTCAAAACCATTACGTTCACACCTGAACAACAAGCAACACCGCCACAACATGCTACTTTGGCCGATAAAGCCAGGCAGGATCATACAGTAATAGTCGAACTGGACGCACCAAAACATTTAGATACGAATGACTTCATCGAAGGTGTCTTTGCCTTGGAAAAAGCCGGTGTGGATGCCATTACATTAGCAGACAATTCGTTAGCTACACCAAGAATCAGTAATGTCGCCATGGCAGTCAAAATGAAAGAGCTTGGATGTAAGGTAAAACCGCTGATTCATTTAACTTGCCGCGATCGCAATTTAATTGGATTGCAATCACACTTATTAGGCATGCACACATTAGGATTCGATGAAATTCTTGCCATCACTGGCGATCCGACACGCATTGGCGGGTTCCCAGGCGCGTCCTCTGTATTTGATGTAACGTCTTTTGAATTAACCAGATTGATCAAACAATGTAATCAAGGATTATCTTTCTCTGGCAGCTCATTGAAAACCAAAACCAATTTTCAAGTGGCAGCAGCTTTTAATCCGAACGTTGCCAACCTTGAAAAAGCAGTAAAACGGATGGAGAAAAAAATCAAGCATGGCGCTGATTATTTTCTCACTCAACCGATTTTTAATCATGAACAAATCATTCAATTACACCGGTTAACGAAACACATTGACAAACCGATATTTATTGGCATCATGCCACTCACCTCTCATCGCAACGCAGAATTTCTACATAATGAAGTACCAGGCATGAAGCTGTCAGACGAAGTTCGATCACGCATGCAGCAGCATCAGAACAAAGAGGACAGCCGCAGAGAAGGAATCAATATTGCGAAAGAATTAATTGATACAGCCGTTCAATACTTTCACGGCATCTATATTATTACACCATTTATGCACTATCCGGCGACAGCCGAATTAACAGAATATGTACACCAGCAAACCAAAGCTGTAACGAAAATATAA
- the metE gene encoding 5-methyltetrahydropteroyltriglutamate--homocysteine S-methyltransferase: MTTILSANLGYPRIGEKREWKKAIEAFWKGDINEASLLNQTKQLRLKALKKQKEQGIDVIPVADFSFYDHVLDTAVAFNIIPKRFQHHDPSALSTYFAIARGEKDAVAAEMTKWFNTNYHYIVPELKDTEPKLIENRALHYYQEAKQELDIDGKPVIVGPVTFVKLAKGYQEDELESWVNKLLPLYEQVLQELADAGATWVQVDEPVLGTNLSEKEIEIVENVYQTIAQNVNGIQIILQTYFETVQHYERVIQLPVSGIGLDFVHGDNLSLIQKFGFPTDKVLGAGIINGRNVWRADLEEKYQLLEEVKQAAAVDTLIVQPSSSLLHVPVTKQLEEKLDDVVKGGLSFADEKLTELHTLTTALRDGKETVKEAFLASTEAIDALNQSEYRNQTPEAARQDAKRDLPFAERKKRQQEKLNLPLLPTTTIGSLPQTAEVKRTRTKWRKAEITNEQYVQFVESETKKWIQIQEDLDLDVLVHGEFERTDMVEYFGEKLKGFAVTEFGWVQSYGSRCVKPPLLAGNVEWEKPITVKEIEYAQSLTDKPVKGMLTGPVTILNWSFVHEGLPRFNVQDQIALALEKEVLALEKAGVGIIQVDEPALREGLPLDRLKWPAYFDAAVNAFLLATSTVKPETQIHTHMCYSEFGEIYEAIDGLDADVISIETSRSHGEMVETFETNDYKKDIGLGVYDIHSPRVPTLDELEANIKRALETIDVEQFWINPDCGLKTRQEPETIAALEKMVEAAKLARKEYAAIKQN; encoded by the coding sequence ATGACTACTATTTTAAGCGCAAATCTAGGGTATCCACGTATTGGAGAAAAAAGAGAATGGAAAAAAGCAATTGAGGCTTTCTGGAAAGGTGATATTAACGAGGCATCCTTATTAAATCAGACGAAACAATTACGTTTAAAAGCGCTAAAGAAGCAGAAGGAACAAGGTATCGATGTAATCCCAGTAGCCGATTTTTCTTTCTATGACCACGTTTTAGATACGGCGGTTGCGTTCAATATTATTCCAAAAAGATTCCAGCACCATGATCCATCCGCTTTGTCTACTTATTTCGCTATTGCGCGTGGTGAGAAAGATGCTGTTGCTGCTGAGATGACTAAATGGTTTAACACAAATTATCACTACATCGTACCTGAACTGAAGGATACCGAACCAAAATTAATCGAAAACCGCGCGCTTCACTATTATCAAGAAGCGAAGCAAGAATTAGATATTGATGGAAAACCAGTTATCGTTGGCCCTGTTACATTTGTTAAATTAGCGAAAGGTTACCAGGAAGATGAATTAGAAAGCTGGGTAAACAAATTATTACCTCTATATGAGCAAGTACTTCAGGAATTAGCAGATGCTGGCGCTACTTGGGTACAAGTCGATGAGCCCGTATTAGGTACAAATCTTTCTGAAAAAGAAATAGAAATCGTCGAAAATGTTTATCAAACGATTGCCCAGAATGTCAACGGTATTCAAATCATCCTGCAAACATACTTTGAAACAGTTCAGCATTACGAGCGTGTCATCCAGCTCCCAGTAAGCGGGATTGGCTTAGATTTTGTCCATGGTGATAATTTATCCCTTATTCAAAAATTCGGCTTCCCGACTGATAAAGTTCTAGGCGCAGGTATTATTAACGGACGTAACGTCTGGCGAGCGGATTTAGAGGAAAAATATCAACTGCTTGAAGAAGTTAAACAGGCAGCAGCGGTTGATACACTCATTGTTCAGCCTTCTTCTTCCCTATTACATGTACCTGTTACCAAGCAGTTGGAAGAGAAACTGGATGATGTAGTCAAAGGCGGATTAAGCTTTGCCGATGAAAAATTGACAGAGCTCCATACATTGACCACTGCGCTTCGTGATGGAAAAGAAACTGTCAAAGAAGCATTTCTTGCTAGTACAGAAGCCATTGATGCGTTAAACCAATCGGAATACCGCAACCAAACGCCTGAAGCTGCTAGACAGGATGCGAAACGGGATTTACCTTTTGCCGAAAGAAAAAAACGTCAGCAGGAAAAGCTCAATCTGCCTTTATTACCGACAACAACAATCGGAAGTTTGCCACAAACAGCTGAAGTAAAACGTACCAGAACGAAATGGCGCAAAGCGGAAATAACGAACGAGCAGTATGTACAATTTGTAGAATCAGAAACAAAGAAATGGATTCAGATTCAAGAGGATTTAGATCTGGATGTGCTTGTCCACGGTGAATTCGAGCGTACCGATATGGTCGAATACTTCGGTGAGAAGCTGAAAGGGTTTGCCGTTACAGAATTTGGCTGGGTTCAATCCTATGGCTCCCGTTGTGTAAAGCCACCACTACTTGCTGGTAATGTTGAATGGGAAAAACCGATTACGGTAAAAGAAATCGAATATGCCCAATCTTTAACAGACAAACCGGTAAAAGGGATGCTGACAGGTCCTGTTACAATCTTAAACTGGTCCTTTGTTCATGAAGGTCTGCCTCGTTTCAATGTACAGGATCAAATTGCTTTAGCACTTGAGAAAGAAGTATTGGCACTTGAAAAAGCGGGTGTTGGTATTATTCAGGTTGATGAACCTGCATTGCGCGAGGGCTTACCACTTGATCGTTTGAAATGGCCAGCTTATTTCGATGCTGCAGTAAATGCCTTCTTACTGGCAACATCGACGGTGAAACCAGAAACACAAATTCATACACACATGTGCTATTCTGAATTCGGAGAAATCTATGAAGCTATCGATGGTTTAGATGCTGATGTGATTTCGATCGAAACTTCTCGAAGCCATGGTGAAATGGTAGAAACATTTGAAACAAATGATTACAAGAAAGATATCGGACTCGGTGTTTATGATATCCACAGCCCTCGTGTACCAACATTGGATGAGTTAGAGGCAAACATCAAACGCGCACTGGAAACGATTGATGTAGAGCAATTCTGGATTAACCCGGACTGCGGTCTCAAAACCAGACAAGAGCCAGAAACAATCGCTGCTTTAGAAAAAATGGTAGAAGCTGCGAAACTGGCAAGAAAAGAATATGCTGCGATTAAGCAGAATTAA